The Erigeron canadensis isolate Cc75 chromosome 4, C_canadensis_v1, whole genome shotgun sequence genome window below encodes:
- the LOC122596269 gene encoding uncharacterized protein LOC122596269: MPTSSSLSLANNEHLQELIGSARPFLRENLESVDKNLPTLLTILRSAGAGECWHRLGTFLDHLYHVYRILKLWKAPDSVCLFGLFHSVYSNSYHDLAIFDPVTDRETVRNHVGSVAECLIHLFCIVPRHTLIHDDLVFRYTDSELQEHLQASELSLRNLKEKAGSSMKEEIWRKKLQAIVPANGIKVKHIRTGEPVVLPRRVLAVFLLMTIADFGDQYYGYQDALYDNTDGRLEFTGNINFDTLWPGNGKPGLYLNLISKMAAIYTSLVREEEIFIEERKRDHYANGLSGEDRDEDIELVIPPIFDRCTKIVDPGELIMARDLYWEAVTDEGSKKEKGEELLIKCIEKNPYVGEPHVLLSQFYISRGRFEESEKEATKGLSLLLEWGCPWDKRISWEGWVSWSRVMLSKAKERTWPNTSWGIISLGLVK, from the exons ATGCCTACTTCGTCTTCtctctctcttgcaaacaatgaaCACTTGCAAGAGCTTATCGGATCTGCTCGACCTTTCCTTCGAGAAAATCTCGAGTCAGTTGACAAGAACTTGCCAACCCTCTTGACAATCTTACGCTCAGCCGGTGCTGGAGAATGCTGGCACCGACTAGGCACTTTTCTTGACCACCTTTACCATGTTTATCGTATCCTTAAACTATGGAAGGCACCAGACAGTGTTTGTCTTTTCGGCCTTTTCCATTCAGTTTATTCCAACTCATATCATGACCTTGCAATCTTTGACCCCGTGACTGACCGTGAGACTGTTCGCAACCATGTGGGTTCGGTTGCTGAATGTTTGATTCACTTGTTTTGCATAGTACCTCGCCATACTCTCATTCATGATGATCTTGTGTTTCGTTACACTGATTCGGAGCTCCAGGAACATCTCCAAGCTTCTGAACTTTCTTTGAGAAACCTCAAAGAGAAAGCTGGAAGTTCAA TGAAAGAAGAAATCTGGAGGAAGAAGTTGCAGGCAATTGTTCCAGCCAACGGAATCAAAGTGAAGCACATCCGAACAGGAGAGCCAGTGGTTCTTCCAAGAAGGGTACTAGCTGTTTTCCTTCTAATGACCATAGCTGATTTTGGTGACCAGTATTATGGTTATCAAGATGCGTTGTATGACAACACTGATGGTCGCTTGGAGTtcaccgggaacatcaattttGACACGTTATGGCCTGGAAATGGAAAACCAGGACTGTATTTGAACCTGATATCGAAAATGGCAGCTATTTACACTTCGTTAGTTCGAGAAGAAGAGATCTTTATCGAAGAACGTAAAAGAGACCACTATGCAAATGGACTTTCAG GTGAGGACAGAGATGAAGACATAGAATTAGTGATTCCACCTATTTTCGACAGATGCACCAAGATTGTTGATCCAGGTGAGCTGATTATGGCCAGAGACTTGTACTGGGAGGCTGTTACTGATGAAGGATCAAAGAAGGAAAAGGGTGAAGAGTTGTTAATCAAGTGCATTGAGAAGAACCCATATGTGGGGGAGCCGCATGTGTTACTGAGTCAGTTTTATATAAGCAGAGGGAGGTTTGAAGAGAGTGAAAAAGAGGCCACAAAGGGTTTAAGCCTTTTGTTGGAATGGGGGTGTCCATGGGACAAAAGGATCTCATGGGAAGGTTGGGTTTCTTGGAGCAGGGTCATGTTGAGCAAGGCGAAAGAAAGGACCTGGCCAAATACTTCATGGGGAATCATTAGTTTGGGTCTTGTCAAGTAA
- the LOC122596271 gene encoding craniofacial development protein 1: protein MTQQLNGTAVNISGDQPPAAPPQTQPTSNAPPAVTQPNPQVTPDNNARVDAVWQQMNKGISKEKLNSILKKAPTNVKGTSSKPSTKPSSSSWMTVLGLGQKKSSPIQPVPTLKPVDKQNDGSAEALKAAAAALSAVRDTANMAAVAGRGKVEVREVRDFAGESIEVKKLVDANMAETSEKEKGGAAPSAVDAILEQIKKKPKLSVLDKTKKDWGEFKEENRLDEELETYKKSGNQYLDKVSFLERADYREYERERDARLAVQAKRKADMREDD from the exons atgacCCAACAATTAAACGGCACCGCCGTCAATATCTCCGGCGATCAACCGCCGGCTGCTCCTCCACAGACGCAACCCACCTCCAATGCTCCGCCAGCAGTCACACAACCAAATCCCCAGGTTACCCCTG ACAACAATGCTCGAGTCGATGCTGTTTGGCAGCAAATGAATAAAGGAATATCGAAAGAAAAGCTAAATTCTATTTTGAAGAAGGCTCCTACAAATGTAAAAGGAACATCATCTAAGCCTTCTACGAAACCATCTTCTTCG AGCTGGATGACAGTTCTTGGACTTGGTCAAAAGAAAAGCTCACCTATCCAACCTGTACCAACATTAAAACCAGTTGATAAACAAAACGATGGTAGTGCAGAGGCGTTAAAGGCGGCTGCTGCTGCCCTTTCTGCCGTCAGGGATACTGCTAATATGGCTGCTGTGGCCGGAAGAGGAAAAGTTGAG GTGAGAGAAGTTAGAGACTTTGCTGGGGAGTCGATTGAAGTAAAGAAGCTTGTCGATGCTAATATGGCAGAAAcatcagaaaaagaaaaaggaggtgcTGCACCTTCTGCAGTTGATGCCATTCTTGAGCAAATCAAGAAGAAACCAAAGCTAAGTGTTCTTGATAAGACCAAAAAGGATTGGGGAGAGTTTAAGGAAGAAAATCGTTTGGATGAGGAGCTGGAAACTTATAAAAAGAGTGGAAATCAGTATTTAGATAAAGTTTCATTTTTGGAGCGTGCTGATTATCGGGAATATGAAAGGGAGAGAGATGCACGCTTAGCTGTGCAGGCCAAAAGGAAGGCCGATATGCGAGAAGATGACTGA